In the genome of Mucisphaera calidilacus, one region contains:
- a CDS encoding glycoside hydrolase family 2 TIM barrel-domain containing protein produces MALVMILLLITSISRGQQAAFTPVDTQTPTISLSGVWRFYPNASDDFYRDPHGPDKPGLTIPVPSEIETTYPDLVRGELETTGFHRTVYVPEAWSDRVIKLRFRSVEGQANVYVNGQHAGRFAGPWIPFELDVTEQIRPGEQNDVAVHVSKNPTIILSGRGFLGIGFEPELIAVPRQHIASLHLNTDLDATYTDAELQLKLVVANRGEDATPPGRIELQLADADGREVELDEPVVEVPAVAAGESAVRALSRVVKKPDRWTPETPTLYTLTTRLSTGEEPSHTTSNRVGFREIEITEDHVLLNGEVLKILSVGYHHVPSYQNLHAVTREELRRDMELMKYANFTMIRAAPFPDLIEICDEIGLMTAIETTIGGVEMSWMPHTHGLGKNETFYDDYQRMLRQLVEVFRNHPSVIAWNLGNESLFTLPAFVDGGFMLQELDPHRIVWAEAHEDEKMGKNLPQTNVDNYHYPNFVDKGMPDKRPIFYGEWAHIHEYAKGDFRTDPTVHDFWIHAYQQHIDYMHRTEKVLGGHLFYGVSFTIRMKNAWGGIVRDWGILDRYRRAKPEFWNVKKANSPLRLVKAEVSNDGQSVAFTLKNYSRFTPTRDYRWQARYRGEEMALPDDAIPAIEPMERGVVQVALASPMRSGDRFELDVISRQGRLVDRYAVGIRPDILPPVRASEVSHHEHEGEIVISVGDSLWRLSRETGLLTSGEIHGVHVLEAGPFLTATRQHTRGSHTATNWRLESVRHEKNDGALTFHVTGRYDEAQGSYQYTFKPDGQLEVNYDFTWLLANEPAKRPYHTPPDSQEMREIGITFALSPAMNTLRWDRNAHWTSYPSDHIARPVGEAPALHTRLPGYTGSYDRLPWYLESNEFGTRDFRSTRLNIRHVALRNETASASMNLYADGDQHARAYLHPDSGRVHLTIVDQYAGGHERFLQGNRIYAAPRIILNEGTRLNGSALITLE; encoded by the coding sequence ATGGCTCTGGTGATGATTCTGCTGCTCATCACGTCCATCAGCCGGGGGCAGCAAGCCGCCTTCACCCCGGTGGATACCCAGACACCCACGATCTCACTGTCGGGTGTCTGGCGGTTCTACCCCAACGCATCAGATGACTTCTACCGTGACCCGCACGGCCCCGACAAGCCCGGACTCACTATCCCCGTGCCCAGCGAAATCGAGACCACCTACCCCGACCTCGTGCGTGGAGAACTCGAGACGACAGGCTTTCACAGGACGGTCTACGTGCCCGAGGCATGGAGCGATCGGGTCATCAAGCTGCGTTTTCGTTCGGTCGAGGGGCAGGCGAATGTGTACGTGAACGGACAGCACGCAGGTCGCTTCGCGGGACCCTGGATCCCGTTCGAGTTGGACGTGACCGAACAGATACGCCCCGGCGAACAGAACGACGTCGCCGTCCACGTCTCGAAGAACCCCACGATCATCCTCTCGGGCCGCGGATTCCTGGGCATCGGTTTCGAACCGGAACTGATTGCTGTGCCCAGACAGCACATCGCTTCACTGCACCTCAATACCGACCTCGACGCCACCTACACCGACGCCGAGCTTCAGTTGAAGCTTGTCGTCGCGAACCGTGGCGAGGACGCCACCCCTCCGGGCCGCATCGAACTCCAACTCGCCGACGCCGATGGACGCGAGGTTGAACTTGACGAACCTGTTGTTGAAGTACCGGCTGTCGCCGCCGGCGAATCGGCGGTACGCGCACTCTCGCGTGTCGTGAAGAAGCCCGATCGCTGGACACCAGAGACGCCGACGCTCTACACGCTCACAACGCGTCTGAGCACAGGTGAAGAACCCTCCCACACGACGTCGAACCGTGTGGGTTTCCGTGAGATCGAGATCACGGAGGATCACGTCTTGCTCAACGGCGAGGTGCTCAAGATCCTGTCGGTGGGCTATCACCACGTGCCGAGCTATCAGAATCTCCACGCGGTCACCCGCGAAGAACTCAGGCGTGACATGGAACTGATGAAGTATGCCAACTTCACCATGATCCGGGCCGCACCCTTTCCCGACCTTATCGAGATCTGCGACGAGATCGGCCTGATGACGGCCATCGAGACGACGATCGGCGGCGTCGAGATGTCCTGGATGCCCCACACCCACGGCCTGGGGAAGAACGAGACGTTCTACGACGACTATCAACGCATGCTCAGACAACTGGTGGAGGTCTTCCGCAACCACCCCTCGGTCATCGCATGGAACCTTGGCAACGAATCGCTCTTTACACTCCCCGCGTTCGTCGATGGCGGCTTCATGCTCCAGGAACTCGACCCGCATCGCATCGTCTGGGCAGAAGCCCACGAGGACGAGAAGATGGGCAAGAACCTCCCGCAGACCAACGTCGATAACTACCACTACCCCAACTTCGTGGACAAGGGGATGCCCGACAAGCGGCCGATCTTCTACGGCGAATGGGCCCATATCCACGAATACGCCAAGGGTGACTTTCGAACAGACCCGACCGTGCACGACTTCTGGATCCACGCCTACCAGCAGCACATCGACTACATGCACCGCACCGAGAAAGTCCTGGGCGGTCACCTGTTCTACGGCGTTTCGTTCACGATCCGCATGAAGAACGCCTGGGGCGGGATCGTTCGCGACTGGGGGATCCTTGACCGCTACCGCAGGGCAAAGCCCGAGTTCTGGAATGTCAAGAAAGCCAACTCTCCGCTGCGCCTTGTGAAGGCCGAGGTCAGCAACGACGGGCAATCGGTTGCCTTCACCCTGAAGAACTATTCACGCTTCACGCCGACACGGGACTACCGATGGCAGGCACGCTACCGCGGGGAGGAGATGGCCCTGCCGGACGACGCGATCCCCGCGATCGAGCCGATGGAACGAGGCGTCGTGCAGGTCGCGCTGGCGTCGCCGATGAGAAGCGGCGATCGCTTCGAACTCGATGTGATCTCCCGCCAGGGGCGTCTGGTGGATCGTTACGCAGTCGGCATCAGGCCCGACATCCTGCCTCCGGTGCGCGCTTCCGAAGTCAGCCACCACGAACACGAGGGCGAGATCGTCATCAGTGTCGGCGACAGCCTCTGGAGGCTGAGCCGCGAGACGGGGCTGCTGACCTCGGGTGAGATCCACGGCGTCCACGTGCTCGAGGCCGGCCCCTTCCTGACAGCGACCCGGCAGCACACCCGCGGCTCACACACGGCCACCAACTGGCGGCTCGAATCGGTCCGGCACGAAAAGAACGACGGCGCCCTGACCTTCCACGTCACAGGTCGCTACGACGAGGCGCAGGGCAGTTACCAATACACCTTCAAGCCCGATGGCCAGCTCGAAGTGAACTACGACTTCACATGGCTCCTGGCGAATGAGCCGGCGAAGCGCCCGTACCACACGCCGCCGGACAGCCAGGAGATGCGCGAGATCGGCATCACCTTCGCGCTCAGCCCCGCGATGAACACCCTGCGTTGGGACCGTAACGCACACTGGACCTCCTACCCCAGCGATCACATCGCACGCCCGGTTGGCGAGGCCCCTGCGCTTCACACGCGGTTGCCGGGGTACACAGGCTCGTACGACCGGCTGCCCTGGTACCTCGAATCCAACGAATTCGGGACCCGCGACTTCCGATCAACGAGGCTGAACATAAGGCACGTCGCGCTGCGCAACGAAACAGCCTCCGCGTCCATGAACCTCTACGCCGATGGCGACCAGCACGCCCGCGCCTACCTCCATCCCGACAGCGGCCGTGTGCACCTGACCATCGTGGACCAGTACGCCGGCGGACACGAACGCTTCCTGCAGGGAAACCGCATCTACGCCGCGCCGCGCATCATTCTCAACGAGGGCACGCGGCTGAACGGATCGGCTCTGATCACCCTCGAGTGA